Genomic segment of Patescibacteria group bacterium:
GAAATACAGGTTTTTTGTTACTAATTAGTTTGGCTTGTGGAGATGGCGGGAATTACACCCGCGTCTAATCTTACCGCGATACATCGTCTACTAGCCTAGCACAATGGTTTGGTTTAGAGTGGCAGTTCAGCACCGTGCACAACCCTGCTGCTCGATCTGATCTTTAGTACGGCCGGCACCGGTCAGCCGGTGCGGCTATGCCTCATGAGTTTGCATCCGTTCAGCCCTATGAGGTATCAAACTGGCGGACGGCTACTGTTTTTAGGCAATAGCAGGAGCAAAAGCAGGCATGAAAGCCGCTTTTACTTTTTGTATGAAGTTTGCACTTATACGATGGATGTATTAGATGACATCCGACATCACTAGCTAATGTACGTTGGTAAAATTATCGAATATAAGCATCCCCTCCTACGCTCTACGCTGCGCTCCGAGCTTCGGAGGGCAGGCCCTCCTACTAAACCTGGCGGTTTAGTTTAAGTGTTTAGAGAGTGAGAGTGAAGGCTTATATCTTTTGTCGAAGAGCACGGGCGATTTGGCGATTAACGTCTCGTTTTTTGATGTCAGCGCGCTTGTCGTACTTCTTTTTTCCGCGGGCTAAAACCATTTTTAATTTTACGAGATGCCTCGTAGTATACAAACTTTCCGGCAGCAATGTCAAGCCTGGCTTGGCCACTTGGCCAATTAAAGACTTCATTTGGTGACGATGCAGCAATACTTGGCGTGACCGCATCGGATCGTAACCACGTTGGTTAAGAATCTGGTAAGGGCTAATCAGAGCCTTTTTTAGCCAAAAGCCGCCGTTTTCATAAGCAATGTAAGCACCTTGTAGTTTGACATGACCCAATTTACAGCTTTTTACCTCAGCGCCAGTTAATACTAAACCAACCTCGTAATCTTCCAAAACGTTGAAATTTGATCGTAAATGTGCTGTGCTAGCAAGAGTTGGCATAGGTCTACATAATAGGCTATACTAGGCGGAATGAAAAGCGTGATTATAGATAAGATGCAAAAGGCGATTGCTACTTTGGGGGTAAACGATTTTGTAATTGAAGTAGTGTATCCCACCCATGCGAGCCAGGGTGATTACTCGAGCAACGTGGCGATGAAATTAGCCAAGGTGTTAAAGCGTAGCCCAATGGAAATCGGCCAGGAATTATGTGACGTCATTGATCGTGACGGGATTGATAAAATCGAAGTCGTCCAGCCCGGTTTTATAAACTTTTTTGTAAATAATACTTTTCTAGCTGGAGGATTGCGGTTAATTTTGGAACAAGGTGAAAAATTCGGCACCAACACTAGTGGTGTGGTAAACGGCCATCCGAAAAAAATCATGGTGGAGTTTTTATCGGCGAACCCAACCGGCCCAATTCATCTCGGTAATGGTCGCGCTGGTTTTACTGGTGATGCCTTAGTGCAGGTGTTGCGCGCTTGCAGTTATGATGTCACCTCTGAATACTACATCAATGATTTCGGTAAACAACTCGATAACTTAGCTGAATCAGTTTTACGCCGGTATATGCAACTGCAGGGTTTGAACGTTGATTATCCAGATGAACTCTATAAAGGTGAATATGTTAAAGAGTTAGCGGGGCGAATAAAATTGACCAACAAACCAATGGCGGAAATGCGCCAAGAAGTAAGAGAATGGGCACTGGCCGAAATGGTTAAGCAAATAAAAACTTTTGTCACCGATAAATTACACATTCATTATGATGTCTGGAAATCAGAACGGAGTTTATATGATGATAAAAAAATAGCCGCCGCTAAACAATTATTAGACCAATTGGGAATCTTGTATGTGTCTGATGGCGCCACCTTTATTGCTACGACTAAATTTGGGGATGATAAAGATCGAGTAATATTTAAAGCCAATGGTGAGACCACTTACTTTTTTTCTGATATTTTATATTTAATCGACAAATTCAAAGACCGGCAATTTGAACAGGCCATTTGGTATTTAGGCGCTGATCATCATGGCTATGAAGGTCGCATTCAGGCCGTGCTGGCCGCGTTGGGTTACGCCGGCAAATTGGATGTTATTTTTGTGCAGCTGGTGCGCTTAATGTTTAATGGTAAAGAAATGCGCATGTCCAAACGGCAAGGTACATTTGTTACTTTAGAAGAATTAGTTGAGGAGATCGGTCTAGATGTAACACGTTGGTTTTTCTTAATGTACGATTCCAACACGCATATGGATTTTGATTTAAACTTAGCGCGGGAACGCTCCGATAATAACCCCGTGTTTTATGTGCAATATGCGCATGCTCGGTTGTGTAGTTTATTAGCCAAGGCTGGTCAGCATCAGCCCGCACCTATTACCTTAACCAGTGCTGCCGAAGAAACTTTAACCAAATTGTTATTTCAATGGCCGGAACTAGTTGAAGATATTAGCCACACCTATTATATACATAAATTACCCCAGTACGCCTTAGAATTGGCCCGGGCTTTTCATAGATTTTACAGTGTTGGTCGCGTGATTGAAGAAGACGGTACGGTTAATCTGAGCCGTTATCAGTTGGCTCAAGCCACTAAAATTATTTTAAATAATGCTTTAAAATTAATGGGTATTACCGCGCCGGAACACATGTAAAATAATATTAGGGGGATATGAGAATTGGGATTGATTGTCGGACAATATTAAATCCGGGAATTGGCGAACAAGCCGGCGTTGGTCACTATACTTATTATTTAGTGAAGTACTTGTTGAAATTGGATAAAACCAATCAGTATGTGTTGTTTTATGATCACCGCTCAACTTCTGTGTTGGAGTTTAAACGTAAAAATGTTCAACTCATACAATTTCCATTGTCTGAATATAAAAAATATCTCCCTTTAGCCTATTCTCATGTGTTAGTAACACGCATTATTAATCAAGCTAAATTAGATGTCTTTCATTCACCGGCCAATGTTTTGCCATTACAATACAATAAACCGGCGGTTGTGACGGTGCATGATTTAGCCATTTACCAACATCCCGAATGGTTTCCTGACAAACAAGATTTTTCGGTAAAAGTTTTGGTGCCGCGCAGTTTACGTAAAGCCAAACAGATTATTGCTGTGTCGCAATCCACCGCGCATGATGTTATTAAACAATTCCAGATTTCTCAGGAAAAAATTATAGTCGTTCCAGAAGGGTATGAAACAGTAAAGTCACCTAGCAAATTAACCATCCATGCGGTGCGTAAATCTTTTCATTTAAAAGAAAAATACTTTTTTTATGTTGGCACACTCGAACCACGGAAAAATATCGCCGGTATGATTCAAGCCTTCGATGCCTTAGTGCGGCGTAAACCAAAACGTTATAAAGATGTGCAATTAGTGTTAGCCGGTGGCAAGGGCCATCAGTTTACAGATACTTATGCCGCCATTCAAGCGGTGCGGGCGGGGAGCGTGCGGTATATCGGATACATCTCAGCCCAAGATAAAAGAGCCTTATTACATGGTGCGATTACTTTCGTGTTTCCATCTTTATATGAAGGCTTTGGTTTACCGGTAGTGGAAGCCATGGCATCTGGTACTCCAGTAATTACTTCAAAGGTTTCATCATTACCGGAAGTGGCTGGTCGAGCCGCTGTGTTGATAGATCCAAGTTCGTCATTAGCTATACAAAATGCTCTAGATAAAGTAATGTCTAAAGCCACCAGAACGCGCTTAATAAAAAAAGGCAAAATCCAAGCTAAGCAATTTAGCTGGGAAAAGTGCGCTCAGCAGACATTAGAGGTGTATAAAAAAATAAAATCCGGTTGACAAAACCGGTTTTTTTGTGTTAAAATAGTTCCATTACATATGAATGAATTGTTAGATCAATTATTAAATGAAGCTCACCCTGGTGCAACATTACCACCAGTATTGCGTGAGAAAATGATCATGGATTTGACCATTCAATTGGAGCAGCGTTTATTTGAACGGCTGGAGCCTTTTTTAGTAGAAGAACAAGTGATTCAGTTACAGCAAGCTTTAACGCCACCAGAAAATACCGGAAAAGTGGCCGCCATTTTGCAAACTGTGCCAAATTACGAAGAGATTATGTTGCAGGTGTACCAACAATTCAGAGAAGATTATCTTAACATCAAATAAGTTTTATGATTGAGCGGCAACAATTTAGACAAAAAATTCATGAAACTGTCATTCCAGTAACACCAACTATCTTAGATAATGAGTATAAAACATCTTTACAGGAATTATATAGAGAAACCGACGTTGATGTTGATAAATTTGTCACGCGGTTTGAAACCGAAGGATTAGATGATGCTGCTGTTAAAAAAATAGTTAATCAAGTTAAACAACATTTATCTGTTAGTGCTCATGCTACAGTGATTGAAACAAAGGCGGTTGAACGTCATAAAATGCCTATCGGTTTAGATACCGATTTAACCGATCAAGTAATAGATAAACAAACTGAGTTATTTAGAAAAGATAACTATGTTAGTGAGTTAATTACTGCAGCCATGGAGGTGGCTATTATGTGCCGCAGATTGCAACGGTATACCGAAGTAGGTGATACCGGCGATACAGAAAAGAAGTTTTCAGCAATATTAGATGGCTTTCAGCGTGGATCAATTTCATATAATCAGTTAAAGAGCCATGAACATTTTACAACGGGTTTAGATAGAATTATTGGCCAAATTGATTTAGAAGTAGGAAAAAAATTCACTGTCTGGGGTGTTGGAGAAATTGATATTGATACCCCTGAAACTAAACAAGCCATTGAACATCATTTAAAGTTTGTTTTACAAACTGAACTTGCTCAATTAGCTGAAGTAAAAAACTTAGGCGTGTTAAGTTCGGCGCCATATGATATCACTAAACCAAAATCAGCTTTTACGAAGTTTGTTCAAGGTGCCAAAACTATTATTACCTCTGGTTCATTTTGGGGTGTAACTACCACGGCTGGTGCCCATTTTGCCATGGGTAGTGAAGCTAGCGCTGTGGGAGTAATTGCGGCGACCGCAGTCGGGGCAGGAGTAATTGGAGCCGCGGCTGGAAATTATTGGGAAAAATGGAATCAAGCCGATCGCTTAAAGTTGCGTAAATTTGAAGCCGCCGTTGGATTAATTGAACATCCCGCAGCTAAATCAGCGGAAATGTTGGAAGGGGCTTTAGTACCGGTGATAACTGCCTTACAAGCTGATCCAAGTGAAGCAAATATTATTGATGCCTACACGGTTGTAGCCGATATTCAGGAGCGTCTCCATAGTAGTAAAAAAGACAAACAGGATTATATCTCATTTGGAAAAGACAATCGTTTTAAAGCACAAACTGACTTGCTCGATAACCTAGAAAAAGCCTTGGCAGCGATAGAATTAGCCCTAGATGGATTAACTGAAAGTGAACGTAAAAGAGTGCAGTCTAAATTAAACCAAGTGCATGAGCAGACAGGTACGGCTTTAAAGAAACAATTAGATAGAAAAATTACTGCTGATCAAAAAGCCCGCCGTACTAGATCAACCGTGATTGGAGGCCTAAGTGGTATTGCTGGATCAGTTGTTACGCACCTAATGTATGGTTACGCCGGTAGTACTGAACACATTAACGCGTTAACCGGTAGTATTTTAGGTGGTGCCGGAGTAGAAGTTGGTTTATCGGCCGGTACTGCCTTTGATGACATGAATGCGAAAATAGGTTTATTAAAAAAAGCCGGGTCGGTTGGACCAACTGAAACAACAGTAGCAGAAACTGAATTACCTGATATTAACGAACAAGTCGAACAAACCAAAGCGCAGGAATTACGAGGTACAATTGCTTCACGTAAAGTAGAGGCAAGAGTATTGATGAATAATACAATCAAACACGTTGATAGAATATTGGCAGCAACACCAGATTTGAAAAAAATCGGTGAAGCCATTACCAATAAAACACCAGTGACTGATGATATGGTTCTGAAAGTTATGTCTAAACTTGATAAAGTCACAGAAGTTTTTTCACTTTTGAAAAATATTGATGAAAAGCAATTGGTTGATGCCGATTTTCAATATGAGGATGTCGATCGAGATACAAATAGAGGGAGTTTTAATACTTGGTCGAAGGTCAATAAATGGCTGTTTCATTTACCGGATACACTTTCAAATGGTATACAAACCGCTCTAGCTACATTACCTGACCAAATTGTTCAAGCTAGAACTGACAAAAACAAGTTAGAAGCATTAAAAGCCAAATTAGCACCCTTTGCTGCAGCTGCTGATTATATGTCGGATGAGGCTAAAAATGATTATGAACTTGCTGTTCAAGCGATAGATATCGCCTTAGAAACAGTCGAGTTTGTAGAAACACATCGAGATATATTTGAAAGAATTCCAAGAATTATTCCTGATACGATCAATAACAATGGTACTATTAATCCTGACTTCATTGCTGAAGTAAAGAAAATAAAAGATGATTTAGTTATTTTAAGACAAGCTGTTGTTACTTATCAATCAACCCATGCTGGCGCTTTACAAGAGTTTACTTGGTTAGTGCGGTTACCAGATAAGTTAATCATTGGCGTTAGTGATGCATTGGTGCAGCTAAAAAGAGAGGCTGACGCAGAACGTAAAAAAACCACTGCCGCTTCAGCTCGTAAGGCGCAACTCGATAGATTACGGGACAACGTTTTTGACTTGTCGGTGGTAAGCTTGGAGCCTATTGTTGAACATGACTTTGCAAATGCAATAGAGCTGCGCTGTAAAATAATTGTTAGTGAAATTAATCGTGCTGTTATGGTAATTAATTTTTGGGAAAAATTTGGTGACAAAGATGAAGTAAAAGAAGCTATTATGGCAGGATTTAAGAAAGCAGGTTGTTTTGATGATGCAGATCCATCATTACCAAAATCTGGAAAAGAAAAGTACTTTCAAGCACTACTAGCCGGTGGCACATTACAAGACATGGGTTTTGTTGAAGGAAAAGTTAAAAAGACTGTTAATACAGTACGTATCACAGAAGTGCTGGATAGATTATTTAAAGATGAATCTGATATTTTTAAAAAACCATAATTTATGCCAGAAAAATTTGAACCAAGTATTAAAAACAATATCCCAAATGGTGAAAGAAGACAAAAGCGTGGGGATAAACAGAGTCGGCGCGAGATAAACCCTAAATTCGAAAAAGCTAAGCAGGATATTTACGCTGTGACTTTCGATATGGCTACCGAGCGGCCGGCCGCTGAGGGTGATGCCATGGTTGAATTAAAAGAGGAGGAACTAAGCTATTATCAATTTTCTCGATTAGTATCTGAGGAGATATTGGGGTTTAAGTATTCTGATACTAAACGTCGTTTTAGAAATGGTCGTTTAGAACGGCAACGTCCTAGTGAAATTAAAGACGAACAAACTTTGGCAGCTCATGCCGAAGCGAGGGATATTATCGCCGATTTGGTTGATACACGGGTTGAAGCAGATAAAGAACGTTTAGTAGCTATATATCAAGAGGTGAATCCGAGCGAAGGTAGTTCTTTGGCTGAGCAAATGGATGGCAATATGGATGGTGCAGCCGCGGCGCTGGAAGACATGCGTTTCTTTGCGTTGCAAGATGCCGTTGATTGGTTTGGAGCCAGAGTCAATCAAGTGGAAACATTGATGAGCAACCTAACTATTCGTACCCCTAGAGGTGGCTCAGTTAAACAGCGCATCGAAGCCCTGCAAACTAATTCTGAATTCAATCAGCAAATTACTGAATTAAAAGCCGATATAGAATTATTTAATAATTGTCTGGATTTAGAACCTTACGGTCAAGATGACAAAGCCATCGATAGGAAAAAAGCGCGTCTTAAACGGCAAGTTGATCGTGCCAAACGCCTCTTACAACGTTTTGAAAAACAACAAGCCGATTTGAAAAAATTAATTAATCAGAATGATAAGTTTAGTGTACTAGAATACGAAGTGCCAAAAAAAATTGCGGCTATAGCCTTGGATACTAGAGCCGGAACTATTACAGACACTTTTTTACGGGAATGTGAAGGACGGTTAGATGGATTTAATCCGGATGAAGAAAAAGCCTTTTGGAGTGCCATGGTTGAGTTGTTTGATCAAATTGCACCACGTGAAGACAATAAAGATACTAAAAAACGAGCAGATTTATTACGTACTGGATTGCATTTATTTAATCATACTAAGGAAGCGGATAATTTAAATGAACCTGGAGATATTACTTTAATCGACGAAGGAACGGTACCTCAGAATGTTGGACAATTAATTGAGCGTTGCAAAGTTGATGCAAAAACCTTGGTAGAGGTGCGTGAGGCTATGCGTATAACCTTTGCCATCATGGGACGTCAATTTGAACGTTCGGCTAGAACTTGTTTAGTAGGGTTTGCCAACGCGGATAAAGTAGGTATGGTTGAGCAACTTAATAAAATCTTGAAAGACACTCAAAGTAAGGCTTTAGTTGCATTGACAAAAGATCCATCTTTTAAGGCCTTAATGGGTGACAGACAAGCCAAAGACTTAAAATGGAAAAAAGCAGACGATCAAGTATTGATTACACAAATTCGTGAGCGCATGCACGGTTTAATCGGGATCGGTACAATGGATAAAATTGACTTAACTAAACTGACAGAATTAATGACACCAGCTGAACCAGTTGATGCAGCAGCTCAATCAGTTGAAGGAATTGCTCCAAGTGTACCAGTTACAGAAATTGCGGCGATCACTCTGGAACAAGTTGCAGAGATCGAAAAAATATTTTTTTCAATTGGTCAAAGCACATCAGCTAAATTTCGTGAAGTAGTACGCAATGGAACTAGTTTATTGATAGAAGGTAATAGCGAACCTGATACCTGGAATACTATGAAAGTTCGTTTAGAAAATATTGCCGTGGTTTGTCGCGCAATGCGTGCTAGCTATGAGCAAGACTGGTTTATAAAATGTGGTCTGATGGATGACGACAATAAGTTAATTTATCAGGCTATGGCCAATATGCAGGAAACTACTAATTTGATAGAAGCTTTAGCCCTGGATGAAAATAAAAAAGCCGTTAATAGTTTATTTGACTACTTAAAGG
This window contains:
- the smpB gene encoding SsrA-binding protein SmpB, producing MPTLASTAHLRSNFNVLEDYEVGLVLTGAEVKSCKLGHVKLQGAYIAYENGGFWLKKALISPYQILNQRGYDPMRSRQVLLHRHQMKSLIGQVAKPGLTLLPESLYTTRHLVKLKMVLARGKKKYDKRADIKKRDVNRQIARALRQKI
- the argS gene encoding arginine--tRNA ligase, which gives rise to MKSVIIDKMQKAIATLGVNDFVIEVVYPTHASQGDYSSNVAMKLAKVLKRSPMEIGQELCDVIDRDGIDKIEVVQPGFINFFVNNTFLAGGLRLILEQGEKFGTNTSGVVNGHPKKIMVEFLSANPTGPIHLGNGRAGFTGDALVQVLRACSYDVTSEYYINDFGKQLDNLAESVLRRYMQLQGLNVDYPDELYKGEYVKELAGRIKLTNKPMAEMRQEVREWALAEMVKQIKTFVTDKLHIHYDVWKSERSLYDDKKIAAAKQLLDQLGILYVSDGATFIATTKFGDDKDRVIFKANGETTYFFSDILYLIDKFKDRQFEQAIWYLGADHHGYEGRIQAVLAALGYAGKLDVIFVQLVRLMFNGKEMRMSKRQGTFVTLEELVEEIGLDVTRWFFLMYDSNTHMDFDLNLARERSDNNPVFYVQYAHARLCSLLAKAGQHQPAPITLTSAAEETLTKLLFQWPELVEDISHTYYIHKLPQYALELARAFHRFYSVGRVIEEDGTVNLSRYQLAQATKIILNNALKLMGITAPEHM
- a CDS encoding glycosyltransferase family 1 protein, encoding MRIGIDCRTILNPGIGEQAGVGHYTYYLVKYLLKLDKTNQYVLFYDHRSTSVLEFKRKNVQLIQFPLSEYKKYLPLAYSHVLVTRIINQAKLDVFHSPANVLPLQYNKPAVVTVHDLAIYQHPEWFPDKQDFSVKVLVPRSLRKAKQIIAVSQSTAHDVIKQFQISQEKIIVVPEGYETVKSPSKLTIHAVRKSFHLKEKYFFYVGTLEPRKNIAGMIQAFDALVRRKPKRYKDVQLVLAGGKGHQFTDTYAAIQAVRAGSVRYIGYISAQDKRALLHGAITFVFPSLYEGFGLPVVEAMASGTPVITSKVSSLPEVAGRAAVLIDPSSSLAIQNALDKVMSKATRTRLIKKGKIQAKQFSWEKCAQQTLEVYKKIKSG